In Taeniopygia guttata chromosome 7, bTaeGut7.mat, whole genome shotgun sequence, a single window of DNA contains:
- the CXCR4 gene encoding C-X-C chemokine receptor type 4, whose amino-acid sequence MALSMDSSLDSLDLSSGLLIELSENGTDEIGSGDYGDYKEPCYQNENADFNRIFLPTIYSIIFLTGIIGNGLVIIVMGYQKKQRSMTDKYRLHLSVADLLFVITLPFWSVDAAIGWYFGNVLCKAVHVIYTVNLYSSVLILAFISLDRYLAIVHATNSQRPRKLLAEKVVYVGVWLPALLLTVPDLIFASTSEIERKYLCDRMYPHENWLISFRFQHILVGLVLPGLIILTCYCIIISKLSHSKGHQKRKALKTTVILILAFFACWLPYYIGISIDTFILLGVIRRRCSLETIVHKWISITEALAFFHCCLNPILYAFLGAKFKTSAQNALTSVSRGSSLKILSKGKRAGHSSVSTESESSSFHSS is encoded by the coding sequence ctgtCATCTGGGTTATTAATTGAACTTTCTGAAAATGGCACAGATGAGATTGGTTCGGGTGATTATGGAGACTACAAAGAGCCATGCTATCAAAATGAGAATGCCGATTTTAACCGGATCTTCTTGCCAACAATCTACTCCATCATCTTTCTAACCGGAATAATTGGCAATGGATTGGTTATTATTGTTATGGGCTACCAGAAGAAACAAAGAAGCATGACTGATAAATACAGACTGCACCTCTCTGTGGCTGACCTCCTTTTTGTCATCACCTTGCCATTCTGGTCTGTGGATGCAGCCATAGGCTGGTACTTCGGGAATGTTCTGTGCAAGGCAGTTCATGTCATTTACACAGTCAACCTCTATAGCAGTGTCTTGATTTTGGCCTTCATAAGTTTAGATCGTTACCTGGCAATAGTCCACGCCACCAACAGCCAGCGCCCCCGAAAGCTGTTGGCTGAGAAGGTGGTGTATGTAGGCGTGTGGCTGCCAGCTTTGCTTCTGACAGTGCCCGATTTAATCTTCGCCAGTACCAGTGAAATAGAAAGAAAGTATCTCTGTGATCGCATGTACCCTCATGAAAACTGGCTGATCTCCTTCAGATTCCAGCATATCTTGGTAGGACTTGTCTTGCCTGGTCTAATAATTCTGACTTGCTACTGTATTATCATATCCAAGCTGTCACACTCCAAAGGCCACCAGAAGCGCAAAGCCTTGAAGACCACTGTTATCCTCATCCTTGCCTTCTTTGCCTGCTGGCTGCCATATTATATTGGCATCAGCATTGACACCTTCATCTTGCTGGGAGTCATCAGGCGCCGCTGCAGCTTGGAGACTATAGTGCACAAATGGATCTCCATTACAGAAGCCCTGGCATTCTTCCACTGCTGCCTGAATCCAATTCTGTATGCCTTCTTGGGGGCCAAGTTCAAAACATCAGCTCAAAATGCCTTGACATCAGTTAGCAGAGGATCAAGCCTCAAGATTCTTTCAAAAGGCAAACGTGCAGGACATTCTTCTGTTTCTACAGAGTCAGAGTCTTCAAGTTTCCATTCCAGCTAA